One genomic segment of Mastomys coucha isolate ucsf_1 unplaced genomic scaffold, UCSF_Mcou_1 pScaffold22, whole genome shotgun sequence includes these proteins:
- the Ubl3 gene encoding ubiquitin-like protein 3 isoform X1 — protein MSSHVPADMINLRLILVSGKTKEFLFSPNDSASDIAKHVYDNWPMDWEEEQVSSPNILRLIYQGRFLHGNVTLGALKLPFGKTTVMHLVARETLPEPNSQGQRNREKTGESNCCVIL, from the exons ATTAATTTGCGCCTCATCTTGGTGAGTGGAAAGACGAAAGAGTTCCTCTTCTCCCCAAACGACTCTGCCTCTGACATCGCAAAGCACGTGTATGACAACTGGCCCATGG ACTGGGAAGAAGAGCAGGTCAGCAGCCCAAACATTCTGCGACTCATTTATCAAGGCAGATTTCTACACGGAAATGTCACCCTAGGAG CATTAAAACTTCCTTTTGGTAAAACAACAGTGATGCATTTGGTGGccagagagactctgccagagcccaACTCCCAAG GTCAGAGAAATCGGGAGAAAACTGGTGAGAGCAACTGCTGTGTGATCCTGTAA
- the Ubl3 gene encoding ubiquitin-like protein 3 isoform X2, producing MDWEEEQVSSPNILRLIYQGRFLHGNVTLGALKLPFGKTTVMHLVARETLPEPNSQGQRNREKTGESNCCVIL from the exons ATGG ACTGGGAAGAAGAGCAGGTCAGCAGCCCAAACATTCTGCGACTCATTTATCAAGGCAGATTTCTACACGGAAATGTCACCCTAGGAG CATTAAAACTTCCTTTTGGTAAAACAACAGTGATGCATTTGGTGGccagagagactctgccagagcccaACTCCCAAG GTCAGAGAAATCGGGAGAAAACTGGTGAGAGCAACTGCTGTGTGATCCTGTAA